Proteins found in one Pontibacillus yanchengensis genomic segment:
- a CDS encoding ABC transporter ATP-binding protein produces the protein MNKFRNLIRSLRLINTINKFWIVVSIILRLINGLIPLASLWVIQEIVNGAHQLISNELLSFKPLLILLLIQFSLSLVKSIIQHIKHFFNKYMELKLNYILTEKIMNKVKDISYHNFEIPSFYNHQFRIQNNYGHKFLRPIQSSLDALEIIVSVLSYTFYLFYVHWILVVIGIVAFLPTFLVQSKYGASRFNLMKYQIKVFRETNYINSLFSNKQSLKEIRVFGLAEYLIDRWKKLINTNNNEILSLLKREKKAQTGLDTITSILYGIASIVIIYLLKNNKLNIGSLVSTIQALQNLQSSINQVSTFMASIRESNYYISDYFEFIDFKEENKVNKLKSPKNMSPFPIQITNLTYQYPFSSSPSIKNLNLHIKENEKIAIVGENGSGKSTLIKNILGLYPSTNGEIYFGSYNIKNLREEDLRKHVTVIFQDYVKYQFNVKENIGFGCIEKEDNMEYIKYAAKESGASTFVEKLPNSYNTHLGKLFSGGIDLSGGQWQRIAIARAIIKDSPIIILDEPTASLDPSTEQYIFKKFHEISENKTVLFTSHRMASVKIADRIIVMKNGSIIEEGNHKYLMELNGEYARMYQKQANWYQDEASMEGANA, from the coding sequence ATGAACAAATTTAGAAATTTAATCAGAAGTTTAAGATTAATAAATACAATTAACAAGTTCTGGATAGTAGTTTCTATAATATTACGCCTTATTAATGGGTTAATTCCATTAGCATCGCTATGGGTGATTCAAGAAATAGTTAATGGAGCCCATCAATTAATTAGTAACGAGCTTCTTTCCTTTAAACCTTTGCTTATTTTACTTTTAATTCAATTTTCTCTAAGTTTGGTTAAATCTATAATTCAACATATAAAGCATTTCTTCAATAAATATATGGAATTGAAATTAAATTATATACTCACTGAAAAAATTATGAATAAAGTAAAAGATATTTCTTATCATAACTTTGAAATCCCTTCATTTTATAATCATCAATTTAGAATACAAAACAATTACGGACATAAATTTTTAAGACCTATACAAAGTAGTTTAGATGCACTGGAAATTATAGTTAGTGTTTTATCTTACACATTCTACTTATTTTACGTTCATTGGATTTTGGTTGTGATTGGCATAGTAGCTTTTTTACCCACATTTTTAGTTCAAAGTAAATACGGCGCTTCTAGATTCAATCTGATGAAATATCAAATAAAAGTTTTTAGAGAAACAAACTATATTAATTCTTTGTTTAGTAATAAACAGTCGCTAAAAGAGATTCGTGTATTTGGATTAGCTGAGTATTTAATAGATAGATGGAAAAAGCTAATTAATACTAATAATAATGAAATTCTTAGTTTGCTAAAACGTGAAAAGAAAGCTCAAACAGGATTGGATACAATTACATCCATCCTTTATGGAATTGCATCAATTGTAATTATTTATTTACTAAAGAATAATAAGTTAAATATCGGTAGTTTGGTTTCAACTATACAGGCGCTTCAAAATTTACAAAGTAGTATTAATCAAGTCTCTACCTTTATGGCATCAATACGTGAGAGTAATTATTATATAAGTGATTATTTTGAATTCATAGATTTTAAAGAAGAAAATAAAGTCAATAAGTTAAAGTCACCTAAAAACATGTCCCCTTTTCCAATTCAAATTACTAATTTAACTTACCAATACCCTTTTAGTTCTTCTCCTTCTATCAAAAATCTAAATTTACATATAAAAGAAAATGAAAAGATAGCTATTGTAGGAGAAAATGGATCGGGTAAATCTACTTTAATAAAAAATATACTGGGTTTATATCCATCTACAAATGGAGAAATTTATTTTGGGAGCTATAATATAAAAAACTTGAGAGAAGAAGATTTAAGAAAGCACGTAACAGTAATATTCCAAGATTATGTAAAATATCAGTTTAATGTTAAAGAGAATATTGGTTTTGGATGCATCGAAAAGGAAGATAATATGGAGTATATAAAATATGCTGCAAAAGAAAGTGGTGCTAGCACCTTCGTTGAAAAGTTACCGAATTCTTATAATACACATTTAGGTAAATTATTTTCTGGGGGGATAGATTTATCTGGGGGGCAATGGCAAAGGATTGCAATTGCAAGAGCAATTATTAAAGATTCTCCTATAATAATACTTGATGAACCTACAGCTTCTCTTGATCCATCCACTGAACAATATATTTTCAAAAAATTCCATGAAATAAGTGAAAACAAAACTGTGTTATTTACTTCCCATAGAATGGCGAGTGTGAAGATTGCTGACAGAATCATAGTAATGAAGAATGGCTCTATTATCGAAGAGGGAAATCATAAATATTTAATGGAATTAAACGGTGAATATGCACGGATGTATCAGAAACAAGCAAATTGGTATCAGGATGAAGCAAGTATGGAGGGGGCTAATGCGTAA